From one Plantibacter flavus genomic stretch:
- a CDS encoding uridine kinase, which produces MKLVTTPRIALLRQLRDQFQRDYPRGRTLIAVDGVSGSGTAAFADGLAEVFDEAGRAVFRASIDDFHRPREERYARGRDSAEGYWLDSFDYPLFRRVLVEPFRLAGSAGFQLVGFDEQRDVGAPLRWTTGPQDAVLIVDGVFLNRPELRGLWHASVWLDVPMATAYDRLHERLGVDADPTAPSNARYVGGQALYRKDDDPTARATALVDNTDERHPRRIFADFC; this is translated from the coding sequence ATGAAGCTCGTCACGACACCACGGATCGCGTTGCTCCGGCAGCTGCGAGACCAGTTCCAGCGGGACTACCCACGAGGCCGCACCCTCATCGCGGTGGACGGCGTCAGCGGCTCCGGCACGGCGGCGTTCGCCGACGGACTGGCCGAGGTGTTCGACGAGGCCGGACGCGCGGTGTTCCGTGCCTCGATCGACGACTTCCACCGTCCTCGCGAGGAACGGTACGCGCGGGGGCGGGACTCGGCCGAGGGCTACTGGCTCGACTCGTTCGACTATCCGCTGTTCCGCCGGGTGCTCGTCGAGCCCTTCCGCCTGGCGGGCAGCGCCGGCTTCCAACTCGTCGGGTTCGACGAGCAGCGCGACGTCGGCGCTCCCTTGCGTTGGACGACCGGCCCGCAGGACGCCGTCCTCATCGTCGACGGCGTCTTCCTGAACCGTCCCGAGCTCCGCGGCCTCTGGCATGCGTCGGTCTGGCTCGACGTCCCGATGGCGACGGCCTACGACCGGCTGCACGAGCGCCTCGGCGTCGACGCCGACCCGACGGCGCCGTCCAACGCACGCTACGTGGGCGGGCAGGCGCTCTACCGCAAGGACGACGACCCGACCGCGCGGGCGACCGCCCTCGTGGACAACACGGACGAGCGGCACCCACGGCGGATCTTCGCCGACTTCTGCTGA
- a CDS encoding response regulator transcription factor, giving the protein MSRILVAEDETRISAFVSKGLRAAGHTADVTVDGSQVVELAESGDFDLLVLDIGLPGVDGFEVLRRLRDDGSELPVIILTARDSARDLVAGLDGGANDYMSKPFRFEELLARIRRRLAERAPASTTAVQERLSVGHLELELRERRVLVDGVPVELSTREFALAEEFFRHPDQILSREELLSRVWGYDFDPGSNVVDVYVRYLRNKIGKDAIATVRGAGYRLSTRAQ; this is encoded by the coding sequence ATGAGCCGGATCCTGGTCGCCGAGGACGAGACGCGGATCTCGGCATTCGTGAGCAAGGGCCTGCGCGCCGCCGGACACACGGCGGACGTGACGGTCGACGGCTCGCAGGTCGTCGAGCTGGCGGAGAGCGGCGACTTCGACCTCCTCGTCCTCGACATCGGCCTGCCCGGCGTCGATGGCTTCGAGGTGCTCAGACGGCTGCGCGACGACGGCAGCGAGCTCCCCGTCATCATCCTGACCGCCCGTGATTCCGCGCGAGACCTCGTGGCGGGCCTCGACGGCGGAGCGAACGACTACATGTCGAAGCCCTTCCGGTTCGAGGAGCTCCTGGCCAGGATCCGCCGACGCCTGGCCGAACGGGCTCCGGCGTCGACCACCGCCGTCCAGGAACGGTTGTCGGTCGGTCATCTGGAGCTCGAGCTGCGCGAACGACGCGTCCTCGTCGACGGGGTGCCGGTCGAGCTGTCCACCCGCGAGTTCGCCCTCGCCGAGGAGTTCTTCCGCCACCCGGACCAGATCCTCAGCCGTGAGGAACTCCTCAGCCGGGTCTGGGGCTACGACTTCGATCCCGGTTCGAACGTCGTCGACGTCTACGTGCGGTATCTCCGGAACAAGATCGGCAAGGACGCCATCGCGACGGTCCGCGGAGCCGGCTACCGCCTCAGCACGAGAGCGCAGTAA
- the truB gene encoding tRNA pseudouridine(55) synthase TruB — translation MVENSTAAPGSASARPGVLLIDKPQGHTSHDAVARVRRLAGTRKVGHAGTLDPMATGLLVLGTRSSTRLLTFIVGLDKEYTATIRLGEATSTDDAEGEVTERADQAAVAAVDDDAIIAAIRPLTGDIEQVPSTVSAIKVGGKRAYALAREGIEVELKSRAVTVSAFDVLAIRRDGAAIDVDVRVVCSSGTYIRALARDLGAALGVGGHLTALRRTRIGPFDVRDASTIDDLDVETALLHPADVAKRLFGALELTEQEAVDLGHGKRLDRDLPAGHTGPIAAVAPDGRLVGLVERRGGSLKSVVNFPAEEPA, via the coding sequence GTGGTCGAGAACAGCACAGCAGCACCCGGGTCGGCGTCCGCCCGTCCCGGTGTCCTCCTCATCGACAAGCCGCAGGGACACACCTCCCACGATGCGGTCGCCCGGGTGCGGCGGCTCGCCGGCACGCGCAAGGTGGGGCATGCGGGAACGCTCGACCCCATGGCCACCGGGCTGCTCGTGCTGGGTACGCGCTCGTCGACCCGTCTGCTGACCTTCATCGTCGGTCTCGACAAGGAGTACACGGCGACCATCCGCCTCGGCGAGGCGACCTCCACCGACGACGCCGAAGGTGAGGTCACCGAGCGCGCCGACCAGGCCGCAGTGGCTGCCGTGGACGACGACGCGATCATCGCCGCGATCCGTCCGCTGACGGGCGACATCGAGCAGGTGCCGAGCACGGTGAGCGCCATCAAGGTGGGCGGGAAGCGCGCCTACGCCCTGGCCCGCGAGGGGATCGAGGTGGAGCTGAAGTCCCGTGCGGTCACGGTCAGCGCGTTCGACGTGCTGGCCATCCGTCGGGATGGCGCGGCGATCGACGTCGACGTCCGGGTCGTCTGCTCCTCCGGCACCTACATCCGCGCCCTCGCCCGCGACCTGGGGGCGGCCCTCGGCGTCGGCGGCCATCTCACCGCGCTTCGCCGGACCCGGATCGGACCCTTCGACGTCAGGGACGCATCGACGATCGACGACCTCGACGTTGAGACGGCGCTGTTGCACCCGGCCGACGTCGCGAAGCGCCTGTTCGGTGCCCTCGAGCTCACGGAGCAGGAGGCGGTCGACCTCGGCCACGGGAAGCGGCTCGACCGCGACCTGCCGGCCGGCCACACCGGTCCGATCGCCGCCGTCGCGCCGGACGGCCGACTGGTGGGGCTCGTCGAGCGCCGTGGCGGCTCGCTCAAGTCGGTCGTGAACTTCCCGGCGGAGGAACCGGCATGA
- the nusA gene encoding transcription termination factor NusA: MDIDLGLLKSIEREKEIPLEELVVIIEQAILSAYLKSTEGTDTNARGDVPAARVHLDRKTGHVGVFVPEFDDEGVLIGEAESTPDDFGRIAAFAAKQVIFQRLRDIQDDAVLGEFKGREGDIIAGVIQQGPNPRMIHVDLGTIEAILPPEEQVAGEEYPHGARIRVYVTSVTKGLKGPQITVSRTHPGLVRKLFALEVPEIASGIVEIVSLAREAGHRTKIAVKANDPSINAKGACIGELGRRVRAVTDELGAEKIDIVDYSPDLPTFVANALSPAKVTSSYVIDQSLKAVRALVPDYQLSLAIGKEGQNARLAAKLTGAKIDIQPDSILESD; encoded by the coding sequence ATGGACATCGATCTCGGTTTGTTGAAGTCGATCGAACGCGAGAAGGAGATCCCGCTCGAGGAGCTCGTCGTGATCATCGAGCAGGCCATCCTGAGTGCGTACCTGAAGAGCACCGAGGGTACCGACACCAACGCACGCGGCGACGTCCCGGCGGCCCGCGTCCACCTCGACCGCAAGACCGGCCACGTCGGGGTGTTCGTGCCCGAGTTCGACGACGAGGGTGTCCTGATCGGGGAGGCCGAGAGCACGCCGGACGACTTCGGTCGCATCGCCGCCTTCGCTGCGAAGCAGGTCATCTTCCAGCGGCTCCGCGACATCCAGGACGACGCCGTCCTCGGTGAGTTCAAGGGCCGCGAGGGCGACATCATCGCGGGCGTCATCCAGCAGGGCCCGAACCCGCGCATGATCCACGTCGACCTCGGCACCATCGAGGCGATCCTTCCGCCCGAGGAGCAGGTGGCCGGTGAGGAGTACCCGCACGGTGCGCGCATCCGCGTGTACGTGACGAGCGTGACGAAGGGCCTCAAGGGTCCGCAGATCACCGTCTCGCGCACCCACCCCGGACTCGTACGGAAGCTGTTCGCGTTGGAGGTCCCGGAGATCGCATCCGGCATCGTCGAGATCGTCTCACTCGCTCGCGAGGCCGGACACCGGACCAAGATCGCGGTGAAGGCGAACGACCCGAGCATCAACGCCAAGGGCGCCTGCATCGGTGAGCTCGGGCGTCGCGTCCGCGCGGTCACCGACGAGCTGGGCGCCGAGAAGATCGACATCGTCGACTACTCGCCCGATCTGCCGACGTTCGTCGCGAACGCGCTCTCCCCGGCCAAGGTCACGAGCTCGTACGTCATCGACCAGTCGCTCAAGGCCGTCCGGGCGCTCGTGCCGGACTACCAGCTGTCGCTCGCGATCGGCAAGGAGGGGCAGAACGCCCGTCTCGCCGCCAAGCTCACCGGCGCAAAGATCGACATCCAGCCGGACTCGATCCTCGAATCGGACTGA
- a CDS encoding A/G-specific adenine glycosylase — protein MPPEPSDLAPLVTAWFRTEARDLPWRRPGFPAWGTLVSEFMLQQTQVSRVIPRLEEWLGRWPTPADLAAEPPAEAVRAWGRLGYPRRALWLHAAATQIAERHDGIVPSDVDQLLALTGIGDYTARAVAVFAYGDRHPVVDTNTRRVIARAVRGHGEPGPPNAKADLPAMEALLPESRSEAAVFNAGMMEIGAVVCTARAPRCEECPLREVCAWRAAGYPAYDGPVKTKQKQFAGSDRQVRGIIMAELRSTHRSLTDEELRTLWPDGEQFDRALAGLVADRLAVRIDGGYALPHD, from the coding sequence GTGCCGCCCGAACCCTCCGACCTCGCCCCGCTCGTGACGGCCTGGTTCCGCACCGAGGCGCGCGACCTCCCCTGGCGACGCCCGGGGTTCCCCGCCTGGGGCACGCTCGTGTCGGAGTTCATGCTCCAGCAGACGCAGGTCAGCCGCGTGATCCCGCGGCTCGAGGAGTGGCTCGGGCGCTGGCCGACGCCAGCCGACCTGGCGGCCGAACCACCGGCAGAAGCCGTCCGCGCCTGGGGCCGGCTCGGCTATCCGCGCCGAGCGCTCTGGCTCCATGCGGCGGCCACCCAGATCGCTGAACGGCACGACGGCATCGTCCCGTCGGACGTGGATCAGCTCCTGGCGCTCACCGGCATCGGCGACTACACCGCCCGCGCCGTCGCCGTCTTCGCCTACGGGGACCGGCACCCGGTGGTGGACACGAACACCCGACGGGTCATCGCCCGAGCCGTCCGCGGCCACGGCGAGCCCGGGCCGCCGAACGCCAAGGCGGACCTCCCAGCGATGGAGGCGCTCCTACCGGAGTCCCGCTCGGAGGCAGCCGTCTTCAACGCCGGGATGATGGAGATCGGCGCGGTGGTCTGCACCGCTCGGGCACCTCGGTGCGAGGAGTGTCCGCTCCGCGAGGTGTGCGCCTGGCGCGCAGCGGGATACCCGGCCTACGACGGACCGGTCAAGACGAAGCAGAAGCAGTTCGCGGGCAGCGACCGACAGGTCCGGGGCATCATCATGGCGGAGCTCCGCTCGACCCACCGCTCCCTGACGGACGAGGAACTCCGGACGCTCTGGCCCGACGGCGAGCAGTTCGACCGCGCACTCGCCGGACTGGTCGCCGACCGCCTCGCGGTGCGCATCGACGGCGGATACGCGCTCCCCCACGACTGA
- a CDS encoding YlxR family protein, producing the protein MEPVRTCVGCRRREPRSALLRVVAVEGALVPDAAARLPGRGSWVHPTSACVDQAVQRRAFTRALRLHAGPDASAVQAFVSTEPATPTAE; encoded by the coding sequence ATGGAACCGGTGCGGACCTGCGTCGGCTGTCGCCGTCGCGAGCCGCGCTCGGCACTGCTGCGCGTCGTCGCGGTCGAAGGGGCGCTCGTCCCCGACGCCGCGGCGCGCCTGCCGGGTCGCGGATCCTGGGTGCACCCGACGTCGGCGTGCGTCGACCAGGCGGTGCAGCGTCGGGCGTTCACGAGGGCGCTCAGATTGCATGCGGGACCCGACGCGTCGGCGGTCCAGGCCTTCGTGTCGACGGAACCGGCCACGCCCACGGCTGAATGA
- a CDS encoding proline--tRNA ligase, producing the protein MVTRLSNYFLRTLREDPSDAEVTSHRLLVRAGYIRRQAPGVFAWLPLGLRVKNKIEAIVREEMANAGAFEVHFPALLPREPYEVTGRWEEYGDALFRLHDRKGADYLLAPTHEEVFTLLVKDLYSSYKDLPLSIYQIQDKYRDEARPRAGLLRGREFTMKDAYSFDVSDAGLDASYQAQRDAYERIFTRLGLEYEIVQADAGAMGGSRSEEFLHPTAVGEDTFVRSAGGYAANVEAYTTEVPEARPVEGLAPATVFDSPNTPTISTLVDLANERHPRDDGRAWTAADTLKNVVLALRHLDGTREMVVIGLPGDRDVDLKRVEVAFSPAEVEAATEADFAANAGLVKGYIGPWSPQGPVLGEESATEIRYFLDPRVVDGTEWITGANVDQQHVFGLVAGRDFTADGFVEAAEVRAGDPAPDGSGPVELARGMEIGHVFQLGRKYAEALGLKVLDENGKLVTVTMGSYGIGITRILAIIAEGNNDERGLIWPKAVAPFDVHVVAAGRDAAIFEVAEELVASLEASGKDVLYDDRTGKVSPGVKFGDAELIGVPVVVVVGREATEGFVELWDRAAGTKDRVAIADLAL; encoded by the coding sequence GTGGTTACGCGCCTTTCGAATTACTTCCTCCGTACGCTCCGTGAAGACCCCTCCGACGCGGAGGTGACGAGTCACCGCCTGCTGGTGCGGGCGGGGTACATCCGACGCCAGGCGCCGGGCGTCTTCGCCTGGTTGCCGCTCGGGTTGCGGGTAAAGAACAAGATCGAGGCCATCGTCCGCGAGGAGATGGCGAACGCCGGCGCGTTCGAGGTGCACTTCCCCGCGCTCCTGCCGCGCGAGCCCTACGAGGTCACCGGCCGGTGGGAGGAGTACGGCGACGCCCTCTTCCGCCTGCACGACCGCAAGGGTGCCGACTACCTGCTGGCGCCGACACACGAGGAGGTCTTCACCCTGCTCGTGAAAGACCTGTACTCCTCCTACAAGGACCTGCCCCTGTCGATCTACCAGATCCAGGACAAGTACCGCGACGAGGCCCGTCCCCGGGCAGGCCTCCTGCGCGGTCGTGAGTTCACGATGAAGGACGCCTACTCGTTCGACGTGTCCGACGCCGGGCTCGACGCGAGCTACCAGGCGCAGCGCGACGCCTACGAGCGCATCTTCACGCGGCTCGGCCTCGAGTACGAGATCGTGCAGGCCGACGCCGGCGCGATGGGCGGTTCGCGCAGCGAGGAGTTCCTGCACCCCACCGCGGTCGGTGAGGACACCTTCGTGCGTTCGGCCGGCGGGTACGCAGCCAACGTCGAGGCCTACACCACCGAGGTCCCGGAGGCCCGCCCCGTCGAGGGTCTGGCACCCGCGACGGTCTTCGACTCGCCGAACACCCCGACGATCTCGACGCTCGTCGACCTCGCCAACGAGCGGCACCCGCGCGACGACGGACGGGCCTGGACTGCCGCCGACACCCTCAAGAACGTCGTGCTGGCACTGCGGCACCTCGACGGCACGCGCGAGATGGTCGTCATCGGCCTGCCGGGCGACCGCGACGTCGACCTCAAGCGAGTCGAGGTGGCCTTCAGCCCCGCGGAGGTGGAGGCCGCGACCGAAGCGGACTTCGCCGCGAACGCCGGGCTCGTCAAGGGCTACATCGGACCGTGGTCCCCGCAGGGGCCCGTCCTCGGCGAGGAGTCGGCGACGGAGATCCGGTACTTCCTCGACCCCCGGGTCGTCGACGGCACCGAGTGGATCACCGGTGCGAACGTCGATCAGCAGCACGTCTTCGGCCTTGTCGCCGGGCGGGACTTCACCGCCGACGGCTTCGTCGAGGCGGCGGAGGTCCGCGCCGGTGACCCCGCGCCCGACGGCTCCGGACCGGTCGAGCTCGCTCGGGGCATGGAGATCGGGCACGTCTTCCAGCTCGGGCGCAAGTACGCCGAGGCGCTCGGACTGAAGGTGCTCGACGAGAACGGCAAGCTCGTCACGGTGACCATGGGCTCCTACGGCATCGGGATCACGCGCATCCTCGCGATCATCGCCGAGGGCAACAACGACGAGCGCGGTCTCATCTGGCCGAAGGCCGTCGCCCCGTTCGACGTGCACGTCGTCGCAGCAGGACGCGACGCGGCGATCTTCGAGGTGGCCGAGGAACTCGTCGCCTCCCTCGAGGCGAGCGGGAAGGACGTCCTCTACGACGACCGCACCGGCAAGGTGTCCCCGGGCGTCAAGTTCGGCGACGCCGAGCTGATCGGCGTGCCCGTCGTGGTGGTCGTCGGTCGCGAGGCCACCGAGGGCTTCGTCGAGCTCTGGGACCGGGCCGCCGGCACGAAGGACCGGGTCGCGATCGCCGACCTCGCCCTCTGA
- a CDS encoding CynX/NimT family MFS transporter, whose translation MGPRPLWRGRALALVGIVLVAANLRTAVTSLSPIFAEIDGDIGVGAVGLGLLGMLPPLCFALFGVFTPRLVRRLHLEPVLLIALGAIVAGHLLRSLAPDFAVLAIGSALCFAGIGIGNVVLPPLVKKYFPDRIGLVTSLYATVLSVSTFIPPLIAVPVADAAGWHVSLGVWSIVAMLAVLPWITLIVRERRDARAAAATDPEIEEVPRAGRVLVHRSPIAWAIAAVFATSSLNAYAMFTWLPTIVGDVAGVTPAQGGLLLSLFSAMGVPASLIVPMLVARLRNVAVLVYVASGCFVLGYLGLLLWPATLTWLWVLLAGLGPLLFPLALVLINLRTATHEGAVALSGFVQSVGYTLGALGPLVVSLVHAVTGSWTVPLLLLLATGALCAIAGRITGRPTTIEADLAARGR comes from the coding sequence GTGGGTCCGCGTCCCCTGTGGCGGGGGAGGGCCCTCGCGCTCGTCGGGATCGTGCTCGTCGCGGCGAACCTCCGCACGGCCGTCACCTCGCTCTCACCGATCTTCGCCGAGATCGACGGGGACATCGGCGTGGGGGCGGTCGGCTTGGGGCTCCTCGGGATGCTGCCGCCCCTCTGCTTCGCGCTCTTCGGCGTCTTCACCCCGCGGCTCGTGCGTCGGCTGCACCTCGAGCCGGTGCTGCTCATCGCGCTCGGGGCGATCGTGGCCGGACACCTGCTGCGTTCGCTCGCCCCCGACTTCGCCGTTCTCGCGATCGGCAGTGCGCTCTGCTTCGCCGGCATCGGCATCGGCAACGTCGTGCTCCCACCGCTCGTCAAGAAGTACTTCCCTGACCGCATCGGCCTCGTCACCTCGCTCTACGCGACGGTCCTGTCGGTCAGCACGTTCATCCCGCCACTGATCGCCGTGCCGGTCGCTGACGCCGCCGGGTGGCACGTGTCACTCGGCGTGTGGTCCATCGTCGCCATGCTCGCGGTCCTGCCCTGGATCACGCTCATCGTGCGGGAGCGTCGGGACGCCCGGGCCGCCGCAGCGACCGACCCCGAGATCGAGGAGGTGCCCCGCGCCGGGCGCGTCCTCGTCCACCGCTCACCGATCGCATGGGCCATCGCGGCGGTGTTCGCCACCTCCTCACTGAACGCCTACGCGATGTTCACCTGGCTTCCCACGATCGTCGGTGACGTCGCCGGCGTCACCCCGGCCCAGGGCGGCCTGCTGCTCTCGCTCTTCTCCGCGATGGGCGTCCCGGCGAGCCTGATCGTCCCGATGCTCGTCGCGAGGCTGCGGAACGTCGCCGTCCTCGTCTACGTCGCGAGCGGGTGTTTCGTGCTCGGCTATCTCGGACTGCTCCTGTGGCCGGCGACGCTCACGTGGCTGTGGGTGCTGCTGGCCGGCCTCGGCCCGCTGCTGTTCCCGCTCGCCCTCGTCCTCATCAACCTGCGGACGGCGACCCACGAGGGCGCGGTCGCCCTGAGCGGTTTCGTGCAGAGTGTCGGCTACACCCTCGGTGCACTCGGCCCCCTGGTCGTGAGCCTGGTGCACGCCGTGACCGGATCGTGGACCGTCCCGTTGCTGCTCCTGCTGGCCACGGGCGCGCTGTGCGCCATCGCCGGCCGCATCACCGGCCGACCGACGACGATCGAGGCGGACCTCGCAGCACGCGGTCGCTGA
- a CDS encoding sensor histidine kinase, protein MVLGELRNVMRSTRVRILVAILLATTLAMTLVGVSTYTLGRQQTLATIDARLEHSAELIAFMVVGSGDSADAPATSDAAVDAVMRRWIFAEDETAVGVRADGSTVAPSAPSAFRLDDDPQLLDTITARASRGVVTGEATGDRTVRYAIIPVQVVGDPSAAHVVIATDVHAALAESRGILAVEIVVAVVCLLLLGLVGWQLAGGLLHPIRLLRDAAARITESDLDERIPVVGRDDVSELTTTVNGMLDRLDEAFTSQRQLLDDVGHELKTPLTIVRGHLELLDPSDPAEVAATRDLALDELDRMSSLVADITELSTAGLASTLDREPVDIEAFTASVHEKATAISPEHEWTLGEQAALTADVDAGRLAQAWLQLADNAAKYSPAASTIVISSRFDESDDPALVLSVADDGPGVPEALRERIFDRFTRVSGGRGVAGSGLGLSIVQAIAAAHGGWAEVEDTQQAGSLFSIRLPLAVADDDEGSDPDLDLDPDETAAIPRSAMAQAIALREAQAAQDAAEAQTTAAMQAGPTPGDARPANDEPPRSRAPSPEDDFPDLVDTSARRSAPEDHA, encoded by the coding sequence ATGGTCTTGGGCGAGCTGCGGAACGTCATGCGGAGCACGAGGGTGAGGATCCTCGTCGCGATCCTGCTCGCGACGACGCTCGCGATGACGCTCGTGGGCGTCTCCACCTACACGCTCGGCCGGCAGCAGACCCTCGCGACCATCGACGCCCGCCTGGAGCACAGCGCCGAGCTCATCGCCTTCATGGTGGTCGGTTCCGGCGACTCCGCCGACGCCCCGGCGACGAGCGACGCGGCCGTCGACGCCGTGATGCGACGCTGGATCTTCGCCGAGGACGAGACCGCCGTCGGCGTGCGCGCCGACGGCTCGACGGTCGCGCCCAGCGCCCCGTCCGCCTTCCGGCTGGACGACGACCCGCAGCTGCTCGACACCATCACGGCCCGCGCGTCCCGCGGCGTCGTCACGGGTGAGGCCACCGGTGACCGCACCGTGCGGTACGCGATCATCCCGGTGCAGGTCGTCGGCGACCCGAGTGCGGCCCACGTCGTCATCGCCACGGACGTGCACGCGGCACTCGCGGAGTCCCGAGGCATCCTCGCCGTCGAGATCGTTGTCGCCGTGGTGTGCCTGCTCCTGCTCGGCCTCGTCGGCTGGCAGCTCGCGGGCGGACTGCTCCACCCCATCCGGCTGCTGCGGGACGCGGCGGCCCGCATCACCGAGTCGGACCTCGACGAGCGGATCCCGGTCGTCGGTCGCGACGACGTCTCGGAACTCACCACGACCGTGAACGGCATGCTGGACCGGCTCGACGAGGCCTTCACCAGTCAACGCCAGCTGCTCGACGACGTCGGCCACGAGCTGAAGACGCCGTTGACCATCGTGCGCGGACACCTCGAGCTCCTCGATCCGTCCGACCCTGCGGAGGTGGCCGCCACCCGAGACCTCGCCCTCGACGAACTCGACCGGATGAGCTCCCTCGTCGCCGACATCACGGAGCTCTCGACGGCCGGACTCGCGTCGACCCTCGACCGGGAGCCGGTCGACATCGAGGCGTTCACCGCCTCGGTCCACGAGAAGGCCACGGCGATCTCGCCCGAACACGAGTGGACCCTGGGCGAGCAGGCCGCACTCACCGCCGACGTCGACGCCGGGCGCCTGGCCCAGGCCTGGCTGCAGCTCGCGGACAACGCCGCGAAGTACTCCCCGGCCGCGTCGACGATCGTGATCTCGAGCCGGTTCGACGAGTCGGACGACCCGGCGCTCGTGCTCTCCGTCGCCGACGACGGGCCCGGGGTGCCGGAGGCACTCCGCGAACGCATCTTCGACCGGTTCACCCGGGTGAGCGGTGGACGGGGTGTCGCCGGTTCCGGCCTCGGCCTGTCGATCGTGCAGGCGATCGCCGCGGCACACGGCGGATGGGCCGAGGTCGAGGACACGCAGCAGGCCGGCTCCCTCTTCAGCATCCGACTGCCGCTCGCGGTGGCGGACGACGACGAGGGGTCCGACCCTGACCTCGACCTCGACCCGGACGAGACTGCGGCGATCCCCCGCAGCGCGATGGCCCAGGCGATCGCGCTGCGAGAGGCGCAGGCGGCTCAGGATGCCGCTGAGGCGCAGACGACCGCGGCGATGCAGGCCGGACCGACACCCGGTGATGCACGCCCCGCGAACGACGAACCACCACGCTCGCGAGCACCGTCCCCTGAGGACGACTTCCCGGACCTCGTCGACACCTCGGCTCGCCGGAGTGCGCCGGAGGACCACGCATGA
- the rbfA gene encoding 30S ribosome-binding factor RbfA, with protein sequence MAENPRARKLADRIKEVIAKRLDKGIRDPRLGFVTITDVQVTGDLQHANVFYTVYGSDEERADTSAALESAKGLLRAEIGRNINTRLTPSLDFFLDAIPENAQHIEDLLREAKNRDTEVAGLAAGAAYAGDEDPYVKPREVDAED encoded by the coding sequence ATGGCAGAGAACCCCAGGGCCCGCAAGTTGGCGGACCGCATCAAGGAAGTCATCGCCAAACGGCTCGACAAGGGTATCCGCGACCCGCGGCTCGGCTTCGTGACCATCACCGACGTACAGGTGACCGGGGACCTCCAGCACGCGAACGTGTTCTACACGGTGTACGGCTCCGACGAGGAACGCGCCGACACCTCGGCCGCGCTCGAGTCCGCCAAGGGCCTGTTGCGTGCCGAGATCGGCCGCAACATCAACACCCGGCTGACGCCGAGCCTCGACTTCTTCCTGGACGCGATCCCGGAGAACGCGCAGCACATCGAAGACCTGCTGCGCGAGGCGAAGAACCGCGACACCGAGGTGGCCGGGCTTGCCGCCGGTGCCGCTTACGCCGGCGACGAGGATCCCTACGTGAAGCCGCGCGAGGTCGACGCCGAGGACTAG
- a CDS encoding bifunctional riboflavin kinase/FAD synthetase, with product MITFTELDQVPDAFGPSAVTIGKFDGVHTGHRAVVAALLEEAAAAGLSSVAVTFDRNPLSLINPDRCPASLVSNEQKLGLLADAGVDAALLLRFDQTLAQLTPEEFVTSILVGALHAKTVLVGEDFRFGHRGLGTVATLESFGEVYGFSVCVVDDVRPGGGRRVSSTWIRELLEEGDVREASRLLGRPPGVRGVVVHGAKRGRELGFPTANLSPDSQGLIPADGVYAGWLFWRGRRYPAAISVGNNPTFDGVPQKQVEAYVLDETDLDLYDDEVEVQFVERIRGMVAFTGIEPLIVQMTDDVERARRMLS from the coding sequence ATGATCACGTTCACCGAGCTCGACCAGGTCCCTGACGCCTTCGGACCGTCGGCCGTCACCATCGGCAAGTTCGACGGCGTCCACACGGGTCACCGCGCGGTCGTCGCCGCGCTCCTCGAGGAGGCCGCGGCAGCCGGTCTCAGCTCCGTCGCCGTCACCTTCGACCGCAACCCGCTGAGCCTCATCAACCCAGACCGCTGCCCGGCGTCGCTCGTGAGCAACGAGCAGAAGCTCGGTCTCCTGGCGGACGCCGGGGTCGACGCGGCCCTGCTGCTGCGCTTCGACCAGACACTGGCCCAGCTCACACCCGAGGAGTTCGTCACCTCGATCCTCGTCGGAGCGTTGCACGCCAAGACGGTGCTCGTCGGCGAGGACTTCCGCTTCGGCCATCGCGGCCTCGGAACGGTCGCCACGCTCGAGTCGTTCGGTGAGGTCTACGGCTTCTCCGTGTGCGTCGTCGACGACGTCCGTCCCGGCGGCGGGCGTCGGGTGTCGTCCACCTGGATCCGCGAACTCCTCGAGGAGGGTGACGTCCGCGAGGCGTCGCGACTCCTCGGTCGTCCGCCCGGCGTGCGGGGCGTCGTCGTCCACGGTGCCAAGCGTGGCCGGGAACTCGGCTTTCCGACCGCCAACCTGTCTCCCGATTCGCAGGGTCTCATCCCCGCGGACGGCGTGTATGCAGGGTGGCTGTTCTGGCGAGGACGTCGGTATCCGGCGGCGATCTCGGTCGGGAACAACCCGACCTTCGACGGTGTCCCGCAGAAGCAGGTCGAGGCCTACGTCCTCGACGAGACCGATCTCGACCTCTACGACGACGAGGTCGAGGTGCAGTTCGTCGAGCGCATCCGCGGCATGGTCGCGTTCACCGGGATCGAGCCGCTCATCGTGCAGATGACCGACGACGTCGAGCGCGCGCGCCGGATGCTGTCCTAG